Part of the Anopheles gambiae chromosome 3, idAnoGambNW_F1_1, whole genome shotgun sequence genome is shown below.
tcctcTTTCGAAACGAGCGGTATGTGTAGGGGTGTGTCCTGTTCAGTTTGCAACGTCCGACAGGAGCAGCTTCACGATGTTTTCGATAACGTTCACATCCGCCAGAATGCTCATGTGATCGGCCCCTGGGAACTCTTTGGCAACGATCGTTTGCTTCTGTTGCGTTGTCCACTGCAGGCAAGCTTCCAGCGAACGAGAATTGACCGTACCGTCGCCATTGCCCATCTTAAGGACTGGTGTGCCGCTCAGATCGTACGATTTCTGATAATCCAAGCTGTCAAAGTACGAAACAAAGGTTTAAATAGGTAAAATACACGCTTTTAAAGGAAAAAATCTGCTTACGATTCAACAGTGTTGATTTTGCTGCCGTACAGACAGTGCAGCTCCACACCGGGTGCGGTAAAGTTAAGCGTGTACGGCAGGGAATCTTTGCGCATTTCCCACCCGTTCGGGTACTCCAGATCCTCGAAAAACTCTTCCATCTGTGCCATCGTGTATACGCGCGACTGGGTCCGTGCGAGCACCTCGTTCGGCTTCCAGAACAGTGGCGATGGGAGCAGCCAGGCGAGCGACGGATTGGTGATCTGTTCGGCACGCATCACCTTACCGCTCAGCGCAAACGCACCGAGATCATCGCCGATTGCGTACACCTTCAAGGCTTTCACGCTGCCCGCCCAAGCACCGGCAAGCGAAATGACGCGCTTTATGTACTTTGCCTTCCACTGGGCCGTTTGTAGCTGCAGGAAGTGCAGTGTCATAGGGGCGCCCATGCTGTGCACGATAAAGGTGACCGGTGTGTCGTGGTTAATGGTGTACGTCTGCTCGACCAAAAACTTTAGCTGCAGGAAATACTCTTTATTTTCGGCTGGAATGAGGAGAACATACATTGTAAAACCCAGTTCTTTCTTCTCACTTCATCTTCAAATACATACTCGGTCCCTTGCGAAAGTCGTACGGTGCGCCAACGATCGATTTGTCCCGCACGTACCCGTTCGAAACGAGCGCATTGGCGATGTTGACAAAGTACGCACCGACCGACGCGTGCGACGGATCGATCCATTCGACCGTTTCCGACTGGCCGAAGCCTGGCACGCGCGTCGTAACGCCGGGCGAGTTGCACGTGGTGCGCGTCACATTGTCGTACTCGAGGCGAATGTTGTCGATCCAGCAGTCGATCACTAGGGGAAGCAGCAGTTCCTTGTTCAGCCAAAGGTTAAAGAACGTGGTGGTGTGTTTCTGGCACAGGATCGAAACCTTGTTCGGTTTGTCGATGATTGCATCCATCTGGCTACCGCCATCTCCGGGTACTGCACGATCGGAAAAGAATGAAGTTGACAAGATCCAATCGATAAAGAAAATAACGATTAGTTTAAAGTTTGTGTACACGACCTGCTTAGAACAAAAAGCCTATGACCAGGCAGTCAGCGccataaacaacaacatagTGCCAGCATGTTTACGCTTTGTTGAAGGCCCATTCCATTCATTTTCCCCGTCTCGTACGTGGTACGATCATCGCGCGATCATTTACGCAAATTTgctatatttatttacttctCTGTCACTGGGTCGTGACTCACTGCGGCCTCGCGTTTCGGTTGATAAGCGTGCTTCCGAAACGTTCCAGTCCCTTCTTCCCGGGCTTGCACGTTCGAACAAAGAACCTGCGCCTGATTGCACGCGCTTGAttggaaaagtaaaaaacaaattgcaacTTACCGAAAACAACTGGCGATAGGTGGCGTTCCGGCTCGCGCATATGAGAGTACTTCCTGAAGAGATGCTTGAGCGATCCCAAATAGGTGCCACCGTGGTTGAAGAACACTCCCGAGGACGGTGCACAGCAGCCAAGCAGTACCGCACACAGCACGAACAGGTAGCGTTGGTTCATCTTACTTCCAGTCGGGGATGGACCCCGGTTCACGACGCAAATGGGTTACCACTTCTGAGGAACAATGATGAGGAGGCTCGTTACCGTTGTTGAAAAGTTCCGctaattgaatttttcggtGTTATCCCTCTATCCAAATTTCGCGTTACGAAAGCACGCCAAGTCGTAATCAATCAATACTATTCGAATGGTATTAG
Proteins encoded:
- the LOC1279952 gene encoding phospholipase A2 group XV, whose product is MNQRYLFVLCAVLLGCCAPSSGVFFNHGGTYLGSLKHLFRKYSHMREPERHLSPVVFVPGDGGSQMDAIIDKPNKVSILCQKHTTTFFNLWLNKELLLPLVIDCWIDNIRLEYDNVTRTTCNSPGVTTRVPGFGQSETVEWIDPSHASVGAYFVNIANALVSNGYVRDKSIVGAPYDFRKGPTENKEYFLQLKFLVEQTYTINHDTPVTFIVHSMGAPMTLHFLQLQTAQWKAKYIKRVISLAGAWAGSVKALKVYAIGDDLGAFALSGKVMRAEQITNPSLAWLLPSPLFWKPNEVLARTQSRVYTMAQMEEFFEDLEYPNGWEMRKDSLPYTLNFTAPGVELHCLYGSKINTVESLDYQKSYDLSGTPVLKMGNGDGTVNSRSLEACLQWTTQQKQTIVAKEFPGADHMSILADVNVIENIVKLLLSDVAN